From the Labeo rohita strain BAU-BD-2019 chromosome 21, IGBB_LRoh.1.0, whole genome shotgun sequence genome, the window tcTGTGTAATGTGCACTGCTGAACAACAAATATTTTGGATACACATTATTGGTATAACAAGATAacataaatgttgaaaaattattagatttacaatatttaaatgctCTCTGTAAAAACTTTACAAACATCAGGAAGGTTTTCCCTAACataacacatttacatttcCATGTTTGCATTGCAAAGGTTTTGACGAACATGGAGAATGTGACTATATGTTTGGAAGATACTATATGTTTCcatctaaaataaatagataaaactgttaatatatgttttttaattgattcGACTAGGTTGACTAACATCCAGGGCACAACATGTCTGAAAATAATTAGCTATAGAAAAAGAAATCGTCACATACAGTATTATCTGTATTTCTGGTTATTTGAGACTAGTTCTTTACCTGTGTTTAGATTCTTTATAGTTACTCATTGATTCATTGTTTAGTCTCATCTGTTCATTGTTTTCTCCCTCAGTTAGCCAGTGTATTTACTGCAGCAACAAATGCAGGTGAACAGCGGAGTGTTGCCAGGTCCGCTATTTTCCAGCGGAATTGGGCCATTTTAATACTATTGCAGCGGGTTGTTTTTTGTGTCTGCGGGTTGAGGTGACCCcgataacgtgatatttagttCCTGGAATGCAtattttaccaggggaatcctgccaaaaaatgtgtatttcacCCCAAGGAACACGATTTttgccagggttgccaggttttcacacaAATCCTCCCAATTGCTACTCAGatctagcccaaaactagcccagttgcATTTTGAGGCGGGTCCCCCCCTCCCTAATAGCACACATGCATCTCAGctacgtctatttgacgtctgcatttacatctgcaagacgtatttttaatgtagtttgctcatcttcaATACATCTGTTGGACGTTtcctaatagacgtctattagatgtctttaagatgtttatgatttagaatgtatgtaaaactgacatcttataaATGTCTGctagacgtttgtacacagcagatgctttccagatcaagagatctttaacagacatcttgcagacgtatgtgtgctatctgggcctggtaaaatttgcactccaggggataaatataacatttttgggCTTGCTtcaacagacatgaaaaacaatgcacggcaacagtgttaaagcagCCCAATTCCATCACTGCCCCACCAAAGCaaaattgggctagttttaagtaTCAAtcgggcaggttttgttgttaAAACCCTGTCAATAGATGCTCCGGTTTTATGTAAATTGTCAGAAAGGTTGCCCAATATCTCTCACGTCAAGGCTGACATACGGATTCATTTTGAAACCTTACAAGGATTTCAAGCCTAAACTATTATGATATGTATAaccttcttattattttttctttccttttttcttctcttaATTTGTGAATGTCCTGTTcataatgttgttttaattttcagttttgaatgCAAACCAATAGTTTTTcatagttttattttcattacattattttataaatgcaattatTGAATTCATATACATATTGATAACCAACAGTGCAAAAAGCCTAATTAAATTTTGTAGTGTTTGTTCATACTAATAGCCTATTTGTTTCAAGAAAATGTCATCAAGACACAAAAGTTTTTATACAACCACATttccagaaaaacaaaacaaaaacaatctaGAATTTGTGATTTGTTGATTTTCcttaacctttatttaactgACAAATGTTCAAAGAAAAGCTCTCCAGTGACcgatttacaatatttattaaacacttTAAACACTAAACTACCAAAAAAGATGAATATTTTCCCTACTTagcaatttacatttacaacacATTTACATGTCCATGTTTGCATTGCAAAAGCTTTAAAGTGGAGAAAGTGAGTTTAAATATGATTCTGAATGTTTATTTGATTCTGGAagttttttaatctaaaatgaatataaaactgttaacataagttttttttaatgggtttgACTGGGGTATGACTGACTAATATACATGGCACAACAGGGATGAAAATAATTAactacagaaaaagaaatttaCATACAGTATCATCTGTATTTCTGGTTCCTTAGCTCTTTAGCTTCTCAAGGATCACATGAGGTACCTTTTCACATGTCATCTGTGTAAATGGTGCTGGATTCACAGAATCTTTTCTGCTGTTACGTCTGCAGACAAGGGCGATCTACAATACTAATACAGATGCTCATAATAGGAGATCTTATAAAACATTTAGCTtaagaaacaagaaaaaacagcGTGTGCTGGTGCAGGTCATGGTAATGAACTTCatcttttgtatttcttttatttttagctcGTTGAAACAAAACCATATATTAAAGTGAAAAGAAACTAATAATTTTTCAATAAACAACACTGAACCCCTCTGGCTTTTATGGACAAACCCTTTAAGATGGTTGGTTTAAGTAAACCTATACAACCTCTCCTTATAATGCATTGGTAAGTAAATGACGTAAGTTTTTCTATAATGTCCACTTTTGTTAAACAGTCATTTTCTTATAAAGAACCTCCCCTTTCCAAAGCTTTAAAATGAGCACTGAAACAGGTACGTCATTTCATTCACCTCCTGAACAAAGATGGATCTGCAAATCTCAGTTTTTCTTCTGTTCGTTCTTTTCACTGCAGGTACAGACAAATAGTGTTTGTAATGATGTTGAGTACAAATACAGATTATTAATGTCTCTCTCTATTTTATTACTAAAGGACACTCTTTCAGCTGTTATGAGTGCATGAACATGACGGGTTCTTGTGCAAATCAAAAGCTAAAAACATGTCCCAGTGGATCCTCCAAGTGCATGAGTTTAACAACAGTCGCACAAGTTGGTGAGTTAAATATGATAGATAGAAATTcactgttatattttttttggtgCTGCTTCAAAACAGCTGATTTCCTGACAGAATTTATGACTGTAATTTAGCAGAAATTACTGCTATTTAATTTCTCTCTTTCAGATATGCTaacaatataatttgtattaaaattgaATCAATGTTTGAAATGTGTTAAACTGGTCTTTCCTGAATCATTCTTGTTTTCAGGTGACATCACTGCTAAAGTGAAGACTAAACTTTGTGCTGCTGACTGCGCAAGTGGATCCATGAACATTGGCATGGGAAGGACGTCTTTTGCGTGCTGTAACACAGACCAGTGTAACGTCCAAGACGCTCCAGGTATTGTACTCCACTAACCATACAtgtatgcaaaaaaatctttgaGGTCAACatgcattttactttcaaaGGACATCAGGAAATACAAAGCAGGGTGCAGCTTGTCAGCTGTGAAGTGACTGAATTGTGCAGCTAACAGGGTGTTGTTTCATtacatgttatattttgtacagAAGATAAAACAATAACTTTTTCTCATCCTGTAGATCCCTCTAATGTCCCCAACGGAAAGAAATGTTACTCTTGTGATGAGAAGAGCTGCTCAAACATGATGAGCTGTACAGGGAGTGAAGACCGCTGCTTTACAGCAACAGGTGAGAatctggaaaataaaaaaaagtctatttttaTCTCTCTAATGTTTGGGATCACATGCAGATCACACTTACTAGTTTCTATCTTAGACTAACCTGTGTTTTCTGTCTTTTCATCAGGAGGTTTCGGGAGCCTGACAGCTGTAAAAGGCTGTGTCTCTAAATCCATTTGTGATGCTCAAGCATCGTTTAAAGATGTTCAGGGGGCCTCATGCTGTGAGGGGAACCTGTGTAACGGTGCTAAGAGTGTCACTCAGAGCTTCTTGTTCCTCTGCTGTTCTCTGCTCTCCTTCATCCTGCTGCACTGAATACAGCAGCTCTTCACATTCTACAATGAGACACACTGAACTGAATATAGAGCTTGTACTTTCTCTATACTGTGCACCTTTGGTGTGTTGATATGATTTTTGCTGTGACATTctgatgaaatatgaaataaaatactacaattAATACAACCTGTCATGCtgtaaaaaagtcataaatataTACTACTAAAACACTTGTACTAAtacactgttttactgttttaatatttcatttaaaaataaattatcattaTGTTCAGAATAAGATTGTgtgataattatttaattatttaaacaaggAAAGaactttagtttgtttttaacaatattgCATCCCCAATATCCTGTTTAGTTACATATAATGAAggcaataagacaaaaaaaatatgttgagatataattttttaaattatttttcttattttattagtcAGTTTTTTCTGCAGATCGTTAACAGCTGTGGGcaagacttccagttcattatccactatagggaaataacgagaagaataacaacgtgcagtaaacagtaaaactgtttgcactacaaaccagtgtgttcataagataatgcattaaagtaatatggtaagacaccaatttgcaatatcaagctgcaaaactagctgttttgtacagctaaaagtAGTAGGACGCGGATGAGACCTGAAGCCTGatccattaaatttacaaatggtgGCGCCCGCTtttacgggaagaaaaaggtaGATATCACTCAGGAAATTAATTCGC encodes:
- the LOC127152837 gene encoding prostate stem cell antigen-like, with translation MDLQISVFLLFVLFTAGHSFSCYECMNMTGSCANQKLKTCPSGSSKCMSLTTVAQVGDITAKVKTKLCAADCASGSMNIGMGRTSFACCNTDQCNVQDAPDPSNVPNGKKCYSCDEKSCSNMMSCTGSEDRCFTATGGFGSLTAVKGCVSKSICDAQASFKDVQGASCCEGNLCNGAKSVTQSFLFLCCSLLSFILLH